The window CGTAGTTCAGATGGAGCGCGCGAAGACGGAGACGCCGCCCGGCGCGGACCTCGGCGAAGAGATGCGCGAGCGCGGTCGAGTCGGGACCGCCGGAGAGGGCGAGAAGCACCGTCTCGCCGGGGCGCACGAGAGCTTTCTCGTCGAGGGCGCGCGCGAAATCGGATCGGATCATCACGGCGGGAACGTTCGGATAAAGGTACGTGCCGGTGCAGGGATTCGAACCCCGGACACGCGGATTATGATTCCGCTGCTCTAACCAGCTGAGCTACACCGGCGAAGCGACTTCACTCGCCCTCCACGCTACGGAGTGACGGCCGGAAAGTCAACGGGAAATCTCCCGCCGTCCGCCCGGCACTCGGCGGCGCGCGAGAATCACGAACGCATAAACAATGAACGCGAGCGCCGATCCGAGAACCCCGTTGCGGAAAGAACGGGGCCGGTAATGAAAGACCACCTCGTGCTCTCCCTTCGCGAGCGGAACGGCCCGGAAGGCGTAGTGCGCGCGGAGAATCCGTCCCTTCGCGCCGTCGATCGAGACCTCCCAGCCGGGGAAGTACGTCTCGCTCACGAAGAGGAGAGCCGGCCGTTCGGAGCGGGTTCGAAGGCGGAGCATGGAGCTCTCGCGCTCGATGATCCGGACCTCGCCGCCGAGGAAGGGCGCGCTCCCGCCGTTCTCGATCCCGGGGTCCTCCTCGAGCCAAAGCGGTCCCTGGGGATCGAAACCGGGCGAGGTCACCTCGCGGAGGATGCGTCCCCGGTCCCGTTCGACCCGATACGCGTGGCGGAGAAAGGCACGCGGGAGCGCATCGAGGTTGTCGATCCGCGTGAACGGATCGCGGGAGACGACGCGGAAGCCGCCGATCTCCGCGAGCCGTCCTTCCGCTTCCAGCGCCCCCGCATCCGTTCCGAAGCGTGGGGGGGAGAGGAGAAAGGAACGCACCCCGAGGAGATCCCAGAGAGGGAGGGCGACC is drawn from Candidatus Eisenbacteria bacterium and contains these coding sequences:
- a CDS encoding YfhO family protein gives rise to the protein GGRRWTRAAGAAVLLVVAADGWTFARTYYTPQPASALFAPHASLDALTNEEEPFRVARFTWEYLLPSNTGLPYGIEDLQGVNALMPRDYGDLFAAIDPMLCPDGRRIASFRSAAQVALPLWDLLGVRSFLLSPPRFGTDAGALEAEGRLAEIGGFRVVSRDPFTRIDNLDALPRAFLRHAYRVERDRGRILREVTSPGFDPQGPLWLEEDPGIENGGSAPFLGGEVRIIERESSMLRLRTRSERPALLFVSETYFPGWEVSIDGAKGRILRAHYAFRAVPLAKGEHEVVFHYRPRSFRNGVLGSALAFIVYAFVILARRRVPGGRREISR